The following are encoded together in the Petrotoga sp. 9PW.55.5.1 genome:
- a CDS encoding type II toxin-antitoxin system HicB family antitoxin, whose protein sequence is MKKLTYKILLRKEPEGGYTVIVPTLTGCVTYGKTIEEAIKMAKEAIDLYLESLIENGEEIPTEDKTLEYTLTVDI, encoded by the coding sequence ATGAAAAAATTGACTTATAAGATACTTTTGAGAAAAGAACCGGAAGGAGGATACACAGTAATAGTTCCAACATTAACAGGATGTGTTACCTACGGAAAAACAATAGAAGAAGCTATAAAAATGGCTAAAGAGGCTATCGATTTGTATTTAGAAAGTTTGATTGAAAATGGGGAAGAAATACCTACCGAGGATAAAACTTTAGAATATACATTGACGGTTGATATTTAA
- a CDS encoding FprA family A-type flavoprotein codes for MNGNIKISDNVYYVGVNDRDTVLFEKLWPLEKGVSYNSYLIVDEKTALIDAVKETKISELFSKIRQLLNGKPLDYLIVNHMEPDHSGAIPELLHEFPNLKIIGNRTTFQFMQNLYQIQDNYQEIKDGDLLDLGNHKLKFYLTPMVHWPETMMTYDETDKILFSGDAFGGFGTLDGGIFDDEVKIDFFEDEIRRYFSNIVGKYSPMVQKAFGKLNEANIEIKIIAATHGPVWRKDPQRIFTLYDKWSKYETEKGVVIAYGSMYGNTEEMADYIARKLAEDGIKEIKIMDVSKTHISHIINEIWRYKGLILGSCTYNQGLFPYMESLVQWLSHNNIKNHVLGIFGTYGWSGGGVSTIVKYNEQMKWPLVYEPVEARLSAKEDDFKKLDELAKAMSNKINS; via the coding sequence ATGAACGGTAATATAAAAATCAGTGATAATGTTTATTATGTTGGGGTAAATGATAGGGATACAGTGCTTTTTGAAAAACTTTGGCCTCTTGAAAAAGGGGTTAGTTATAATTCTTATCTAATAGTAGATGAAAAAACTGCCTTAATAGATGCTGTTAAAGAAACAAAAATCTCTGAACTTTTTTCCAAGATAAGACAACTTTTAAATGGCAAACCTCTTGATTACCTTATCGTTAATCATATGGAACCAGACCATTCTGGGGCTATTCCGGAACTTCTACATGAATTTCCAAATCTTAAAATTATTGGAAATCGAACTACATTTCAATTTATGCAAAACCTATATCAAATACAGGACAACTATCAAGAAATAAAAGATGGAGATCTTTTAGACTTGGGAAATCACAAACTAAAATTTTATCTTACCCCGATGGTTCATTGGCCTGAAACTATGATGACTTATGATGAAACTGATAAAATTCTTTTTTCAGGCGATGCTTTTGGAGGATTTGGTACATTAGATGGAGGAATATTTGATGATGAGGTTAAGATAGACTTTTTTGAAGATGAAATTAGAAGATACTTTTCTAATATAGTTGGAAAATACTCCCCTATGGTTCAAAAAGCTTTTGGAAAATTAAATGAAGCTAATATTGAAATAAAAATAATCGCTGCAACTCATGGCCCTGTATGGCGAAAAGATCCTCAAAGAATATTTACATTATACGATAAATGGAGTAAATATGAAACAGAAAAAGGCGTTGTAATTGCATATGGGTCAATGTATGGAAACACCGAAGAAATGGCAGATTATATAGCAAGAAAGCTCGCCGAAGATGGAATTAAAGAAATTAAAATTATGGATGTTTCCAAAACTCATATATCTCATATAATAAATGAAATTTGGAGGTATAAGGGTTTAATATTAGGGAGTTGTACATATAACCAAGGACTTTTCCCATATATGGAATCTTTAGTTCAATGGTTATCTCACAATAATATTAAAAATCATGTCTTAGGTATCTTTGGTACATATGGATGGAGTGGTGGTGGAGTATCAACTATAGTAAAATACAATGAACAGATGAAATGGCCCCTCGTGTATGAACCAGTAGAAGCAAGACTTTCTGCAAAGGAAGATGATTTTAAAAAATTGGATGAACTTGCAAAAGCTATGTCTAATAAAATAAATTCATGA
- the zwf gene encoding glucose-6-phosphate dehydrogenase → MEQKTKTRISRAQLCEEIKPGPSSIIIFGASGDLTFRKLIPSIYTLFKKNLLPEEFFLLGIARTKYTDEEYRENIKSRLLEEKEDLFIVDKFLEKIFYLSGYYNDDSLYTNLKNRLNLLDNIFKTNQNYLFYLSTPPNVYLEIIKRLGNFELTVEKEGSYSRIIIEKPFGRDLKTSQEIDKELHKYLNESQIYRIDHYLGKETVQNIMMLRFANIVFEPIWNYKYIDNVQITVAETLGVEHRAGYFEQAGLLRDMFQNHMMQLLTLVAMEPPASLEDRSVRDEKNKLLKSIRSYDKKDIDKYFVRAQYKEGFLNGEEVSAYRSEKNVNPNSNIETFVAGKFNIDNWRWSGVPFYLRAGKRLKRRVTEIAIIFKEVPHSIFAKNNLDLEQNILILNIQPDEGFSLKIQAKQPGSKLCLNTLSMDFNYNDFFKFKGPDAYERLLLDAMVGDQTLFVRSDAMDVSWKLFTPLLEKWEEQKDKGLLFYPAGSWGPIESFKLLEKDQRQWRNLELNQEGEEIRADKVF, encoded by the coding sequence ATGGAACAAAAAACTAAAACAAGAATATCTAGAGCACAACTTTGTGAAGAAATAAAACCTGGTCCCTCATCAATAATAATTTTTGGGGCATCAGGAGATTTAACTTTTAGAAAATTGATTCCTTCTATATACACACTTTTTAAGAAAAATTTACTACCTGAAGAGTTCTTTTTGTTAGGTATAGCAAGAACTAAATACACAGACGAAGAATATCGAGAGAATATAAAGTCACGACTATTAGAAGAAAAAGAAGATTTATTCATTGTTGATAAATTTTTAGAAAAAATATTCTATCTCTCAGGTTATTATAATGATGATTCTTTATACACAAATTTAAAAAATCGTCTTAATCTTCTTGATAATATTTTTAAAACAAACCAAAATTATTTATTTTATCTCTCTACACCTCCAAACGTTTATCTAGAAATAATAAAACGTTTGGGAAATTTTGAATTAACTGTCGAAAAAGAAGGAAGTTATTCAAGAATAATTATAGAAAAACCATTCGGAAGAGACTTAAAAACCTCCCAAGAAATAGACAAAGAATTACACAAATATTTAAACGAATCTCAAATATACAGAATTGATCACTATCTTGGAAAGGAAACCGTTCAGAATATTATGATGCTCAGGTTCGCAAATATTGTTTTTGAACCTATTTGGAATTATAAATACATAGATAACGTTCAAATAACTGTTGCTGAAACACTTGGTGTGGAGCACAGAGCCGGCTACTTTGAACAAGCTGGTCTATTAAGAGATATGTTTCAAAACCATATGATGCAACTTCTAACTCTTGTTGCAATGGAACCTCCAGCTTCTTTAGAAGACAGAAGTGTAAGAGATGAAAAAAATAAATTACTAAAAAGTATAAGATCCTACGATAAAAAAGATATAGACAAATATTTTGTAAGGGCTCAATACAAAGAAGGGTTTTTAAACGGTGAAGAAGTCTCCGCTTATCGATCAGAAAAAAATGTGAACCCAAATTCTAATATTGAAACATTTGTTGCGGGCAAATTTAATATAGACAATTGGAGATGGAGTGGTGTTCCTTTTTATTTAAGAGCTGGAAAAAGACTCAAAAGAAGAGTTACTGAAATAGCGATAATTTTCAAAGAAGTTCCACATTCTATCTTTGCAAAAAATAATCTTGATTTAGAGCAGAATATTTTGATACTCAACATCCAACCAGATGAAGGTTTCTCACTAAAAATACAAGCGAAACAGCCTGGCTCTAAACTTTGTTTAAACACGTTAAGTATGGATTTTAACTACAACGATTTTTTCAAATTTAAAGGTCCTGATGCCTATGAAAGGTTACTACTAGATGCAATGGTTGGAGATCAAACCCTTTTTGTAAGAAGCGATGCAATGGACGTGTCTTGGAAACTTTTCACACCACTTTTAGAAAAATGGGAAGAACAAAAAGATAAAGGTTTACTATTTTATCCCGCTGGTAGTTGGGGTCCTATTGAATCTTTTAAACTATTAGAAAAAGACCAAAGACAATGGCGCAACTTAGAATTAAACCAAGAGGGAGAAGAGATACGTGCAGATAAAGTTTTTTGA
- the pgl gene encoding 6-phosphogluconolactonase — MQIKFFEEEKDFIDKSANFIYKLISTYLKKKNEFTLMLSGGKTPIPVYNKLGEEYKNKINWQNVHLFWGDERYVDKSSDLSNFKPAFDSLISKIEIPDKNVHRIKTELELEKAAKEYEKEIVNFFENDEPVFDLIMLGLGNDGHTASIFPDSEIINEHERLVVNTAPYGSPKVPRITVTYKILDKAENILFLSSYKGKEKIIDQIIKEPKIAEKKYPAAKVNAKNIFMYIKK; from the coding sequence GTGCAGATAAAGTTTTTTGAGGAAGAAAAAGATTTTATAGATAAATCAGCTAATTTTATATACAAACTCATTTCTACATATCTTAAAAAAAAGAACGAATTTACTTTAATGCTTTCTGGAGGAAAGACACCTATTCCTGTTTATAATAAACTGGGTGAAGAATACAAAAACAAAATAAATTGGCAAAATGTTCATTTGTTTTGGGGTGATGAACGATACGTTGATAAAAGTTCGGATTTAAGTAATTTTAAACCTGCTTTCGACTCTTTAATTAGTAAGATAGAAATTCCTGATAAAAACGTTCATAGAATAAAAACGGAATTAGAACTGGAAAAAGCAGCTAAAGAGTATGAAAAAGAAATAGTAAACTTTTTTGAAAACGATGAACCTGTTTTTGATTTAATAATGCTTGGTTTAGGTAACGATGGACATACTGCTTCTATCTTTCCAGATAGTGAGATCATAAATGAACATGAAAGATTAGTCGTTAATACTGCTCCTTATGGATCCCCAAAAGTACCAAGAATAACTGTAACTTACAAGATTTTGGACAAGGCAGAAAACATTTTGTTTTTATCTTCCTACAAGGGAAAAGAAAAAATTATAGACCAAATTATCAAAGAACCAAAAATTGCCGAAAAAAAATATCCCGCTGCCAAAGTTAATGCCAAGAATATCTTTATGTATATTAAAAAATAA
- a CDS encoding glycogen-binding domain-containing protein, with translation MKKFIFVGIFSLLIVFSFSKVYVEDGMVVFEYENPTADTVFVAGTFNNWSTSAWEMEYYEGVWVYVTNLQPGVYEYKYVVNGTDWYEDPESPDYIPDPYGGRNSKFELILVNGKLQIVTGLSEEEGASSFISGEYKFGLKTKLEEETGFFAGPKVSNEVVLSLNPNVQNSDLELKIGADSTNYQFKVLGMKAFWGFENLSFGAFYKSEVNPNYVFEYENPEKKLPGFGFFYNWNDLNVGLNIYSQSDKLKYDVFGSYFFGDYGFSVLFDTVDSTSLVFRGDVFDFYAEVEMKDLEFDKILAGYEKEDKYGINLGYSMLNEDLMLDGYLILGNIDVDGAAYYEMKVDNFFAVKVGAGYTLSELYRIGGNLYYNADENFGYDINFKVSGDDIPVELKVSFGNQMPTDDLTAFEEDKYLSFSLIAEF, from the coding sequence ATGAAGAAATTCATATTTGTTGGGATATTTTCTTTGCTGATAGTATTTTCTTTTTCCAAGGTTTACGTTGAAGATGGAATGGTTGTTTTTGAGTATGAAAACCCAACAGCAGATACGGTTTTTGTAGCTGGAACTTTCAATAATTGGAGTACTTCAGCTTGGGAAATGGAATATTATGAAGGAGTTTGGGTTTATGTAACTAATTTACAACCTGGAGTTTATGAATACAAGTACGTGGTAAATGGAACAGATTGGTACGAAGACCCAGAGTCTCCAGATTATATCCCTGATCCATATGGGGGAAGGAATTCAAAATTTGAGTTAATACTTGTTAATGGAAAGTTACAAATAGTTACTGGGTTATCAGAAGAAGAAGGTGCTTCCTCTTTTATTTCTGGCGAATATAAATTTGGTTTGAAGACAAAGTTAGAAGAAGAGACTGGATTTTTTGCAGGTCCGAAGGTCTCAAATGAAGTTGTGTTAAGTTTAAATCCAAATGTTCAAAATTCTGATTTAGAATTAAAAATAGGAGCAGATTCTACTAATTATCAATTTAAAGTTCTAGGGATGAAGGCATTTTGGGGATTTGAAAATCTATCATTTGGAGCTTTTTACAAATCAGAGGTTAATCCAAATTATGTTTTTGAATATGAAAATCCAGAAAAAAAATTACCGGGTTTTGGATTTTTTTATAACTGGAATGATTTGAATGTTGGTTTAAATATCTATTCTCAAAGTGACAAACTGAAATATGATGTTTTTGGAAGTTATTTCTTCGGTGATTATGGTTTTAGCGTTTTATTTGATACGGTTGATTCTACGTCTTTAGTTTTTAGAGGAGATGTATTTGATTTTTATGCAGAAGTTGAAATGAAAGATTTAGAATTTGATAAAATCCTTGCAGGTTATGAAAAAGAGGATAAATACGGTATTAATTTGGGATACTCCATGTTAAATGAGGATTTAATGCTAGATGGATATTTGATCCTTGGAAATATTGATGTGGATGGAGCTGCATATTATGAGATGAAAGTGGATAATTTCTTTGCAGTTAAGGTAGGAGCAGGCTATACACTATCGGAATTGTATAGGATAGGAGGTAATTTGTACTATAACGCCGATGAAAATTTTGGATATGATATTAATTTTAAAGTTTCAGGAGACGATATACCAGTTGAATTGAAGGTTTCATTCGGTAATCAAATGCCCACAGACGATCTTACGGCTTTTGAAGAAGATAAGTATCTTTCTTTTTCACTTATAGCAGAATTTTAA
- a CDS encoding alpha-amylase: MKKNFFILTFITIFFLYACLGNIIDNENDQFYPKIPEELNNETIMQAFYWEMGTGDYLKNYPEEEKLWRLLAQKAPELSEVGITALWLPPANKAMNGIYDVGYATYDLCDLGEFNQKGTIRTKYGTKKELESAIAALHDEGIKVYYDAVLNHRMGADRTEKVRLSSQSPDKPNEEISAWTVFNFPGRNNKYSEMKWNWQHFDSVDENLFEGKSWDWTFYMDNDYLMGADVDYENLEVQKDVTDWGKWIINDIDFDGFRLDAAKHIDYRFINSWIDDIQNNTDKDVFFVGEAWIEDVSELARFLDTVDNEDLKVFDFPLRSFFVDMIDGADLRNLEYVGLINIDGYKDKAVTFVDNHDTNRDEDEKAGILRRKYQSYAYILTREHGTPVVFWKDYYIWGMKEELDKLLLARKYFAYGPGYEVDNNDEDVYSYVRAGLPDVEGDGLVLMISDGESRKITTKSINSRQPNTTFYDFTGHIAERVTTDESGYGDFKVIMSENEGWSVWVPLVE, from the coding sequence GTGAAAAAAAACTTTTTTATTTTAACTTTCATAACGATATTTTTCTTATATGCATGTTTAGGGAATATTATAGATAATGAAAATGATCAATTTTATCCTAAAATACCTGAAGAGTTAAATAATGAAACTATTATGCAAGCATTTTATTGGGAAATGGGTACAGGAGATTATTTAAAAAATTATCCAGAAGAAGAAAAACTATGGCGTCTTTTAGCTCAAAAAGCTCCAGAATTATCAGAAGTCGGTATTACAGCGTTATGGTTACCCCCTGCAAACAAAGCAATGAACGGTATTTATGATGTAGGATACGCTACTTATGATTTATGTGATTTAGGTGAGTTTAATCAAAAAGGTACTATTAGAACTAAATATGGAACAAAAAAAGAATTAGAAAGTGCCATAGCTGCTCTTCATGATGAGGGAATAAAAGTCTATTATGATGCTGTACTAAATCATAGGATGGGTGCAGACAGAACTGAAAAGGTAAGACTGAGTAGTCAAAGTCCTGATAAGCCTAATGAAGAAATTTCAGCTTGGACAGTTTTTAATTTTCCAGGAAGAAATAATAAATACAGTGAAATGAAGTGGAATTGGCAACATTTTGATAGTGTAGATGAGAATTTATTTGAGGGCAAAAGTTGGGATTGGACTTTTTACATGGATAACGATTATCTAATGGGGGCAGATGTAGATTATGAAAATCTCGAAGTACAAAAAGACGTTACCGATTGGGGAAAATGGATAATAAACGATATTGATTTTGATGGATTTCGTTTAGATGCTGCAAAACATATTGATTACAGATTTATAAACAGTTGGATAGATGATATTCAAAACAATACAGACAAAGATGTATTTTTTGTTGGAGAAGCTTGGATTGAAGATGTAAGCGAACTTGCAAGATTTCTTGATACAGTAGACAACGAAGATTTAAAAGTATTTGACTTTCCTTTAAGAAGTTTTTTTGTAGATATGATTGATGGTGCTGATTTAAGGAATCTTGAATACGTTGGATTAATAAACATAGATGGTTATAAAGATAAAGCAGTAACCTTTGTTGATAATCACGATACTAATAGAGATGAAGACGAAAAAGCGGGTATATTGAGAAGAAAATACCAATCATATGCATATATATTAACTAGAGAACATGGAACGCCGGTGGTTTTTTGGAAAGATTACTATATATGGGGCATGAAAGAAGAGTTGGATAAATTATTGCTGGCAAGAAAATACTTTGCATATGGTCCTGGTTATGAAGTAGATAACAACGATGAAGATGTATATTCTTACGTAAGAGCTGGATTGCCTGATGTTGAAGGTGATGGTTTGGTTTTAATGATCTCTGATGGAGAATCTAGAAAGATTACAACTAAAAGCATAAATTCAAGACAGCCAAATACAACTTTTTATGATTTTACTGGACATATAGCTGAAAGAGTAACAACTGATGAAAGCGGATACGGTGATTTTAAAGTCATAATGAGTGAAAACGAAGGTTGGTCAGTATGGGTACCATTAGTGGAATAG